In Candidatus Defluviibacterium haderslevense, the following are encoded in one genomic region:
- a CDS encoding class I SAM-dependent methyltransferase has protein sequence MVEFNNRHSFFKDQNDHAFTALEKAHFISFAPYAFQASVLLRDFDILKKLYKSDKGLSFAELMQDLNISHYGLRVLVEAGIGIGLIQITDDVYTITKTGVMFINDPMVRVNTNFMRDICYEGSSKLKESILNGKPEGLPYLGEWNTIYEGLSKLNPQQKTSWFEFDNYYSDLVFPIIMPYLFSYQPKHILDIGCNTGKFSIECLKHNAEVNMHLIDLPGQIKIVKKILEDQNISTRYELIEHNILDQSLDIPGKYDIIWMSQFLDCFSDDEIIGILKKCKLALNPNGKIIINETFWDQQKFHAAMYSLQMTSLYFTTMANGNSQMYDSRVFIKLIEEAGLKLIKEEHQIATTHSLLTLSL, from the coding sequence GTGGTGGAATTTAATAACAGACATTCTTTTTTTAAAGATCAAAACGATCATGCATTTACAGCTTTGGAGAAGGCGCACTTTATATCATTTGCACCCTATGCTTTTCAGGCATCCGTTTTATTGAGGGATTTTGATATTCTTAAAAAATTATATAAAAGTGATAAGGGATTGAGTTTTGCTGAGTTAATGCAAGATCTCAATATCAGTCACTATGGATTACGTGTATTAGTAGAAGCTGGAATAGGAATTGGTTTAATTCAAATTACTGATGATGTCTATACCATTACAAAAACGGGTGTCATGTTTATCAATGATCCAATGGTAAGAGTAAATACCAATTTTATGAGGGATATTTGTTACGAGGGATCATCAAAGTTGAAAGAAAGTATATTAAATGGCAAACCGGAAGGCTTGCCATATCTAGGAGAATGGAACACCATTTACGAAGGATTATCAAAATTGAATCCGCAACAAAAAACCAGTTGGTTTGAATTCGACAACTATTATTCGGATCTGGTTTTTCCGATTATCATGCCGTATCTATTTTCTTACCAACCCAAACATATACTAGATATTGGATGCAATACCGGAAAATTTTCAATAGAATGTTTGAAGCATAATGCTGAGGTCAATATGCATTTAATAGATTTGCCTGGACAAATTAAAATTGTAAAAAAAATATTAGAAGATCAGAACATATCAACAAGATATGAATTAATTGAACACAACATTCTAGATCAATCGCTTGATATTCCTGGAAAATATGATATCATATGGATGAGTCAATTTCTTGATTGCTTTTCGGATGATGAAATCATTGGCATACTTAAAAAATGTAAACTAGCACTAAATCCTAATGGAAAAATTATTATCAATGAGACTTTTTGGGATCAACAAAAATTTCATGCTGCCATGTATTCACTTCAAATGACTTCACTTTATTTTACGACTATGGCCAATGGAAACAGTCAGATGTATGACAGTCGGGTATTCATTAAGCTCATTGAAGAAGCAGGATTAAAATTGATAAAAGAAGAACATCAAATTGCTACGACACATTCGTTGTTAACGCTAAGCTTGTAA
- a CDS encoding YtxH domain-containing protein, protein MSNFLDKLKSLFKSKDSFEMQESEPKSLIFNNENSNSLNDNATNQTSINDKEPSFRPNETIEKVKDFVQGTSEEIVEQGTAIWDAVKEKVHILDENTQEFRDQIKEKASETLEKIENYVNTTVEKAKILEQEEKKIDQDQDGIADQPVDFGKPLSEQHGELFDKAEAWLKKQESLTKPTENLPNQSSKTITPLELPTEE, encoded by the coding sequence ATGTCAAATTTTTTGGATAAACTCAAGTCCTTATTTAAATCTAAAGATTCTTTTGAAATGCAAGAATCTGAACCTAAATCGTTGATATTCAACAATGAAAATTCAAATTCATTAAATGATAATGCTACAAATCAAACAAGTATTAATGATAAAGAACCTTCATTTAGACCTAATGAGACTATAGAGAAGGTGAAAGATTTTGTTCAAGGCACTTCCGAAGAAATAGTTGAACAAGGAACCGCAATTTGGGATGCAGTCAAAGAGAAAGTTCATATTTTGGATGAAAACACCCAAGAATTCAGAGATCAAATAAAGGAAAAAGCAAGTGAAACACTTGAAAAAATTGAGAACTATGTTAATACTACTGTAGAAAAAGCTAAGATACTCGAACAAGAAGAAAAAAAAATAGATCAAGATCAGGATGGTATAGCAGATCAACCTGTAGATTTTGGAAAGCCTCTAAGCGAACAGCATGGTGAACTTTTTGATAAAGCAGAAGCTTGGTTGAAAAAACAAGAATCATTAACGAAGCCAACAGAAAACCTTCCAAATCAATCATCAAAAACCATTACTCCTTTGGAACTCCCAACTGAGGAATAG
- a CDS encoding HD domain-containing protein, translated as MNPHALIFDLNPSERKIFEIVSDAGDRLGIPVYAIGGFVRDRIIGRPSKDIDIVCQGDGILLAQEVAGQFRPVARVNFFERFGTAMIKYEDIELEFVGARKESYSHDSRKPLVSPGTLQDDQLRRDFTINAISISLNKSNYGEIIDPFQGLDDLEKKILRTPTDPDMTFSDDPLRMLRAIRFASQLLYEIDDRTWQGIIDNKDRIRIVSQERITNEFEKIILSPIPSIGFDLLFKSGLLDIIFPEFTLLHGVAYQDGKGHKDNFYHTLQVLDNLSEKTANLWLRWSAILHDIAKPQTKRFDPEIGWTFHGHEALGAIMVPRIFKKMRLPLDHKMKYVQKLVRLHLRPIALTQEEITDSALRRLLFDAGEDIDDLLMLCEADITSKNPEKVKKFRNNYSKVREKLAEVEENDRIRNWQPPITGEMIMTLFKLKPGREVGILKNTIREAILDGLIPNDYDAALNLLKEKATELGIVQVHS; from the coding sequence ATGAATCCACATGCACTGATTTTTGATCTTAATCCTTCAGAAAGGAAAATTTTCGAAATTGTATCTGATGCCGGAGATCGATTGGGAATACCTGTATATGCGATTGGCGGATTTGTTAGAGATCGCATAATTGGTCGGCCAAGTAAAGATATTGACATTGTTTGTCAGGGAGATGGGATCCTTTTGGCTCAAGAAGTAGCTGGTCAATTCAGACCTGTAGCTCGGGTTAATTTTTTCGAAAGATTTGGAACCGCAATGATCAAATATGAAGATATAGAGTTGGAATTTGTAGGCGCTCGTAAGGAATCCTACTCCCACGATTCAAGAAAACCACTTGTATCTCCAGGAACACTTCAGGATGATCAACTTCGTAGAGATTTTACGATAAATGCCATTTCCATAAGTCTTAATAAATCGAATTATGGCGAAATCATAGATCCCTTTCAAGGCTTGGATGATTTGGAGAAAAAAATATTAAGAACGCCTACTGATCCTGATATGACGTTCTCTGATGATCCATTAAGAATGTTGCGGGCCATTCGTTTTGCTTCACAACTACTTTATGAAATTGATGATCGAACATGGCAGGGTATTATTGATAATAAGGATCGTATCCGAATTGTATCTCAGGAACGAATAACGAATGAATTTGAAAAGATCATTTTAAGTCCGATTCCATCCATTGGATTTGATTTATTGTTTAAATCAGGATTATTGGATATCATATTTCCTGAATTCACGCTGCTGCATGGAGTAGCATATCAGGATGGCAAAGGCCATAAAGATAATTTTTATCATACCTTACAAGTCTTAGATAATTTAAGTGAGAAAACCGCTAATTTATGGTTGAGATGGTCTGCTATTTTGCATGATATCGCTAAACCACAAACGAAGCGATTTGACCCGGAAATAGGATGGACCTTTCATGGCCATGAAGCTCTTGGAGCTATAATGGTACCAAGAATTTTTAAGAAAATGCGATTACCACTGGATCATAAAATGAAATATGTTCAGAAGTTGGTCAGATTGCATTTAAGACCTATTGCTTTGACTCAAGAAGAAATTACGGATTCGGCATTAAGGCGATTGCTCTTTGATGCTGGTGAAGATATAGATGATTTGTTGATGTTGTGTGAGGCTGATATTACTTCTAAGAATCCAGAAAAAGTTAAAAAGTTTAGAAATAATTATAGTAAGGTTAGAGAAAAACTAGCTGAGGTAGAAGAAAATGATCGCATTAGAAATTGGCAACCCCCAATTACAGGAGAAATGATTATGACCCTTTTCAAGCTCAAACCGGGAAGGGAAGTGGGGATCCTAAAAAATACCATAAGAGAAGCCATTTTGGATGGTCTCATTCCAAATGATTATGATGCTGCATTAAATTTGCTTAAAGAAAAAGCTACTGAACTTGGTATCGTACAAGTTCACTCTTAA
- the dusB gene encoding tRNA dihydrouridine synthase DusB, protein MKNIKIGHLVLPEFPILLAPMEDVSDPPFRALCKKQGCDLLYTEFISVEGLIRDAEKSLQKLDIYDEERPIGVQIFGAELDSMMKAAEIVEKANPEILDINYGCPVQKVVCKLAGAGILKDIPKMVKLTEAVVKSTHLPVTVKTRLGWDENSIFIEDVAERLQDIGIKALTIHARTRAQMYKGHSDWSWISKVKNNPRIHIPIFGNGDIDSPQKALEFKNRYDVDGIMIGRASIGYPWIFREIKHYFSTGELLPPPTIQERMEATRQHLKQSIIWKGEKLGVLEMRRHYTNYFKALPGIKEHRAKLVTESNPEVLFELLDIMEEEYTNMTIPILA, encoded by the coding sequence ATGAAAAATATTAAAATTGGACACCTGGTTTTGCCTGAATTCCCTATACTCTTGGCACCAATGGAAGATGTCAGTGACCCGCCATTTAGAGCTTTATGTAAGAAGCAAGGCTGTGATTTGCTCTATACAGAGTTCATTTCTGTGGAAGGATTGATTCGCGATGCTGAAAAAAGTCTTCAAAAACTGGATATCTATGATGAAGAAAGGCCAATAGGGGTACAAATCTTCGGTGCAGAATTGGATTCAATGATGAAGGCAGCTGAAATCGTAGAGAAAGCAAATCCCGAAATATTGGACATCAATTATGGTTGTCCAGTCCAGAAAGTGGTTTGCAAATTAGCCGGTGCCGGGATTTTGAAGGATATTCCAAAAATGGTGAAATTGACCGAGGCCGTTGTAAAATCTACCCATTTACCAGTGACTGTTAAAACTAGACTCGGCTGGGATGAAAACAGTATTTTCATTGAAGATGTAGCAGAGAGATTACAAGATATAGGAATAAAGGCCCTAACCATTCATGCCCGGACAAGAGCCCAAATGTACAAAGGTCACTCTGATTGGTCATGGATTTCAAAAGTCAAGAACAATCCCAGAATCCATATTCCTATTTTTGGAAATGGCGACATAGATTCTCCACAAAAAGCCCTTGAATTCAAAAACAGGTATGATGTAGATGGCATTATGATTGGACGAGCCAGTATAGGCTATCCATGGATTTTCAGAGAAATTAAACATTACTTTTCAACGGGCGAATTATTACCACCACCAACCATACAGGAAAGAATGGAAGCAACTCGTCAGCATTTAAAACAATCTATAATTTGGAAAGGCGAAAAATTGGGTGTTCTCGAAATGCGCAGACACTATACCAATTACTTCAAAGCTTTACCAGGAATAAAAGAACATAGAGCAAAATTAGTAACTGAATCTAATCCTGAGGTTTTATTTGAATTGTTAGATATCATGGAAGAAGAATACACGAACATGACAATCCCAATTTTGGCATGA
- the nhaD gene encoding sodium:proton antiporter NhaD: MSLAVIICFIVAYILIVFEHPLKLDKSVPALMAGVVCWSIIAISDLPLEGGTSLENGLSHSLSKIAEILLFLIGAMTIVELIDLHHGFKILSDLIKATSKYSLLVIISFFAFFLSAILDNLTTTIVMITIIRKLVSSQEDRLYYASFVIIAANAGGAWSPIGDVTTTMLWIDNKVSTLLLIEYLIVPSLICILIPLAIAYFLPVFKGKVKATQNPSDHPHLPSSRIILFFGIGGLIFVPIFKQLTHLPPYLGMMFSLAVIWLVSDLINYRTYPPEELGKKLSIKNALSRIEMPSILFFFGILAAVSALEVLGHLSHMALYLDQWFGNTGIVAFILGLLSAIVDNVPLVAASLGMYSFEIDHAFWHEIAFAAGTGGSILVIGSAAGVAAMGMEKINFIWYLKKISWIALLGYLGGWLVLYFTH; this comes from the coding sequence ATGTCATTAGCTGTAATTATTTGTTTTATAGTTGCTTATATTTTAATTGTATTCGAACATCCATTAAAATTAGATAAATCGGTTCCTGCCCTTATGGCTGGTGTCGTGTGTTGGAGTATAATAGCTATTTCAGATCTTCCCCTTGAGGGAGGCACATCACTAGAAAACGGACTCTCACATAGTTTAAGTAAAATAGCTGAAATATTGTTGTTTTTAATTGGAGCTATGACTATTGTTGAGCTCATTGATTTACACCATGGATTTAAAATTCTTTCAGACCTTATAAAAGCTACTTCGAAATATTCCTTATTAGTTATTATTTCTTTTTTTGCTTTTTTCTTGTCCGCTATTTTAGATAATTTGACGACAACTATTGTAATGATAACTATAATACGCAAATTGGTTTCTTCGCAAGAAGACCGATTGTATTATGCATCATTTGTTATTATAGCTGCAAATGCTGGGGGAGCATGGTCCCCTATTGGAGATGTTACTACTACCATGTTGTGGATTGATAATAAGGTGAGTACATTATTGTTAATTGAATATCTGATTGTTCCTTCATTAATTTGTATTTTAATTCCTTTGGCTATAGCCTATTTCTTGCCTGTATTCAAAGGCAAAGTGAAGGCTACTCAAAACCCAAGCGATCATCCGCATTTACCATCCAGCAGGATCATTTTATTTTTTGGAATTGGAGGATTAATATTTGTACCCATATTTAAACAGTTAACTCATTTGCCACCTTATTTAGGGATGATGTTTTCTTTAGCTGTCATTTGGTTAGTTTCAGATTTAATAAATTATCGCACATATCCTCCTGAAGAATTAGGTAAAAAATTATCAATTAAAAATGCATTGTCCAGAATTGAAATGCCGAGCATTTTATTCTTTTTTGGAATACTTGCAGCCGTTTCTGCGCTTGAAGTTTTAGGTCACTTGAGTCATATGGCTCTATATTTAGATCAGTGGTTTGGTAATACGGGAATTGTAGCTTTTATATTGGGTCTACTTTCTGCAATTGTAGATAATGTACCCTTAGTTGCTGCTAGTTTAGGGATGTATTCTTTTGAAATAGACCATGCGTTTTGGCATGAAATCGCTTTCGCTGCAGGCACTGGTGGTAGCATACTTGTTATTGGTTCAGCTGCAGGAGTAGCTGCTATGGGTATGGAAAAAATAAATTTCATTTGGTATTTGAAAAAGATAAGCTGGATCGCTTTATTAGGATATCTGGGAGGTTGGCTAGTATTATATTTTACGCATTAA